A genomic segment from Lutzomyia longipalpis isolate SR_M1_2022 chromosome 3, ASM2433408v1 encodes:
- the LOC129793163 gene encoding uncharacterized protein LOC129793163, which produces MKKVIQPNVRKVYGASVQQQHQTEIQLNAVRKINSLLSTGAVSVTGPTQPRILKQKPQIYNVNSQQQKCYVCDEVCGVNGALLLDTFTTHSHTKLPNKIGRLIGDAFLVIVRADDVVCKRCVSLFNRMDNFETELERIRNNILGFICRKYGITEDEIRGGAPVNSGPPPSKVQKIATPSGTGTKIVTRVLSTADHDDGDDVQVQTRKIARSDGGSDVHDNTEVRTMPALVRTSTNNSPQVRRVITTSTPQGGGTPREPIKIYRCASCDHTTPDLKQFQSHYEHCRSTWPCKVCKRVFTTSQALKLHMQDKHPANDFTCNLCNLNFMNDAAYKRHIEVSHPDMKIVEGTAAGTASVTTAVSQASGGRTGVMYTCSICGWKTGERQAYEEHVRKHNKMKPFKCRICNQRFETRESASKHAKTHQPDFYKCGDCDSSFPQRELLMKHFEVRHKGAIAGQTTHKVVTTVVNSSSNTPTSQSVTTQKLLQETIDEALRDSGDALDTTKGIHFFSCNICSLTFIQENYYNQHMETHKRDAKKVAVTSAVGQLPTVSSVSAATAQRQSLIRQDVRSTNATILGTQSTTISDADLESIFEKMHADKGHDTDAVSAVQTTTSDNLVITKQSTAGGGITYNITIPQQQEEAAEGAGQGADGKVIFQTNEGEGGQVAAAGIDMPVLDNLDETEAGQQAQEEVVAHQQQHEEEATEVGGEDGGGGGGADGGATGPPVSMPSLDDDGDSQSQTGHIDGVPLELDEMQTGVEGEQIKFILNENGQLLQLDNHIITTDAEGNQIIVQGADTEHLQQLLQSVAGLDGNTIQMIGGENNQMILVQQGDGEPQLIDASLLNADGHIVIQQAQDGESQSSEDVQIPTTVAYTTTGGQEDGVPEQVGEESVVQHAVDGEVIEGQEVVQGGDQPMETEEEVAKEVTEGEDEGSQHAEEEQVVKEDEQQQQQLQQGGGGGIKDDGEVVEETPVTSAQTTQSSEVFFNIDDLMGQPEAEQK; this is translated from the exons GTTTATGGGGCGAGTGTTCAGCAGCAGCATCAGACGGAGATTCAGCTGAATGCCGTCCGGAAGATAAACAGTCTCCTGTCGACGGGTGCCGTGAGTGTCACGGGGCCCACACAGCCGCGCATCCTCAAGCAAAAGCCCCAAATTTACAATGTCAACAGTCAACAGCAGAAATGCTACGTGTGCGATGAAGTTTGCGGTGTGAATGGGGCCCTCCTGCTGGACACCTTCACAACACACTCCCACACAAAGCTACCAAATAAAATTGGGCGTCTCATTGGAGATGCCTTCCTCGTGATTGTGCGTGCCGATGATGTTGTTTGCAAGCGCTGCGTCAGCCTGTTCAATCGCATGGATAACTTCGAAACGGAACTGGAGCGCATTCGCAACAACATCCTCGGTTTCATCTGTCGCAAGTATGGGATTACAGAGGATGAGATTCGTGGCGGGGCTCCCGTTAATAGTGGCCCACCGCCGTCAAAGGTGCAGAAAATCGCCACACCCAGCGGCACGGGAACGAAGATTGTCACCCGTGTGCTATCCACAGCAGATCACGATGATGGAGATGATGTCCAG GTTCAAACACGCAAAATAGCCCGATCAGATGGGGGTTCAGATGTACACGACAACACCGAGGTACGCACAATGCCAGCCCTGGTGCGTACATCAACAAACAATAGCCCCCAAGTGCGTAGGGTGATCACAACGTCAACACCACAGGGTGGTGGGACACCGAGAGAACCCATAAAGATCTACAGATGCGCCTCGTGCGATCACACAACGCCGGATTTGAAGCAGTTCCAGAGTCACTATGAGCACTGCCGCAGCACGTGGCCGTGCAAGGTGTGCAAGCGTGTCTTCACGACGTCACAGGCACTGAAATTGCACATGCAGGACAAGCATCCGGCCAATGATTTCACGTGTAACCTCTGCAATCTCAACTTTATGAATGATGCTGCCTACAAGAGGCACATTGAGGTCTCCCATCCGGATATGAAGATTGTCGAGGGCACCGCAGCCGGCACGGCGTCCGTGACAACGGCCGTGAGTCAGGCGTCGGGTGGGCGTACGGGCGTGATGTACACATGCAGCATCTGTGGGTGGAAGACGGGTGAACGGCAGGCGTATGAGGAGCACGTGCGGAAGCACAATAAGATGAAGCCATTCAAGTGCCGTATCTGCAATCAGCGCTTCGAGACACGCGAGAGTGCCAGTAAGCATGCCAAAACCCACCAGCCGGACTTTTACAAGTGCGGCGACTGTGACTCCTCATTCCCGCAGCGTGAGCTGCTTATGAAGCACTTTGAGGTGCGCCATAAGGGCGCAATAGCCGGTCAGACGACCCACAAGGTCGTCACGACGGTGGTGAATAGCAGCAGCAACACCCCAACGTCGCAAAGTGTGACAACGCAGAAACTCCTGCAGGAGACCATTGATGAGGCGCTGCGTGATTCCGGGGATGCCCTGGACACGACAAAGGGCATACACTTCTTCTCATGCAACATCTGTTCCCTCACATTCATCCAGGAGAACTACTACAATCAGCACATGGAGACCCACAAGAGGGACGCAAAGAAGGTCGCCGTGACGTCGGCCGTGGGGCAACTACCCACCGTGTCATCCGTATCAGCAGCAACGGCACAGCGACAGAGTCTCATTAGGCAGGATGTACGGAGTACCAATGCCACAATTCTCGGTACGCAATCAACAACAATTAGTGATGCGGATCTTGAGAGTATTTTTGAGAAGATGCACGCGGATAAAGGGCACGACACGGATGCTGTGAGTGCCGTACAGACCACCACGAGTGACAATCTCGTCATCACCAAGCAGTCAACAGCCGGTGGGGGGATCACCTACAACATCACAATCCCACAGCAACAGGAAGAGGCTGCTGAAGGAGCAGGACAGGGAGCTGATGGGAAAgtg atATTCCAGACAAATGAGGGTGAAGGTGGTCAAGTTGCGGCAGCTGGCATTGATATGCCAGTGTTGGATAATCTGGATGAGACAGAAGCTGGGCAACAGGCGCAAGAGGAGGTGGTGGCGCATCAGCAGCAACATGAGGAAGAGGCTACGGAGGTTGGTGGGGAagatggtggtggtggtggtggtgccgATGGGGGTGCCACGGGGCCACCCGTTAGTATGCCCAGCTTGGACGATGATGGGGATTCACAGAGTCAAACGGGGCACATTGATGGGGTTCCACTGGAGTTGGATGAGATGCAGACTGGCGTGGAGGGGGAGCAGATAAAGTTCATTCTCAATGAGAATGGGCAATTGCTGCAGCTGGATAATCATATTATCACAACAGATGCCGAGGGGAATCAGATAATTGTCCAGGGTGCAGATACGGAGCATTTGCAGCAATTACTGCAATCTGTGGCGGGACTCGATGGGAATACAATTCAAATGATTGGCGGTGAGAATAATCAGATGATTCTCGTGCAGCAGGGTGATGGGGAGCCACAGTTGATTGATGCATCCCTCCTGAATGCTGATGGGCACATTGTGATCCAGCAGGCACAAGATGGGGAATCCCAGAGTTCGGAGGATGTGCAAATACCCACAACGGTGGCCTATACGACGACCGGTGGGCAGGAGGATGGGGTTCCGGAGCAAGTGGGCGAGGAGAGTGTTGTGCAGCATGCAGTTGATGGGGAAGTGATTGAGGGGCAGGAAGTTGTCCAGGGAGGGGATCAGCCGATGGAGACGGAGGAAGAAGTTGCAAAAGAAGTGACTGAGGGTGAAGATGAGGGCAGTCAGCATGCGGAAGAGGAACAAGTTGTCAAGGAGGATGagcaacagcagcaacaaCTGCAacagggtggtggtggtgggatTAAGGATGACGGTGAAGTTGTTGAGGAGACACCCGTTACGTCGGCACAGACAACTCAATCGTCGGAGGTCTTTTTTAACATTGACGACCTAATGGGACAACCAGAAGCTGAACAGAAG tga